The stretch of DNA TTCGATAATGCTCTGCAAAATCAATTCCATATCCGATTACGAATTTATCAGGAATAACAAACCCTACATAATCTGCTTTTAAATTGACTTTTCGGCGCTCAGGTTTATCAAGTAAGGTACAGATCTTCATGGATTTCGGTTTATGAAGCTGGAAATGCTCTTTTAAAAAGCTTAATGTTAGTCCTGAATCTATAATATCCTCGACAAGCACCACATTTTTCCCTGTGATGTTAACATCAATATCTTTTAACAAACGAACTTTCCCGGTAGTTTCCGTTTGATT from Bacillus sp. SLBN-46 encodes:
- the hpt gene encoding hypoxanthine phosphoribosyltransferase; the encoded protein is MGYEIDGILITEEELQQKVKELGASMMQEFQDESIVFIVVLKGAFIFAGDLIRELKGKVTVDFVAASSYGNQTETTGKVRLLKDIDVNITGKNVVLVEDIIDSGLTLSFLKEHFQLHKPKSMKICTLLDKPERRKVNLKADYVGFVIPDKFVIGYGIDFAEHYRNLPYIATVKEV